TTAGTTTTGACCACTCTGTTTATGTAGGAATGGTGTATAGGAAATGATTTCAAGTCAGCTAGGCGTAAGTGACGATCTGACAAAGTTCGGTGGTCTTGGCAGGTTCTGCAGATAGTCCTTGGGTAGCAGAGACTGGTGTCACAGTGGGAATGGACAGAGTGCTCTATAGCAGTGGGGTGCAGGATATCACACTGTCCTCAGATGGTTGTGGATTAGGGGAGGCCACACAGGGTCTTTATCCAGGATCAAGGGCACAGAGGACCACATAGACCCAGGGCTTCTTGGTAGGTTGTGTGGAAGACTGATTTTTGGGACCCTCACTGGGATTGTGGTCACAGGGCTCCAGGGTGGTGCAAAGGGTGCGGTTGGTATTGGCTCTGGAGACCTCCCTTACCAATGGTTCTGGGTCATAGGACACCTTTCAGTTTGAGAATGATGAAGTAAGTGGGGTCTGCCTTTACATCTTGTAAAATCATTTCATACCTAATCAGATTGAGGTTTGTAAGaactttttactttgtttttgtgtgttgggAGTGATATGAGTATGGCACGTTAAAGGATACcatgcaagagtcagttctctcctgccatgtgggtgggtcctggggatcaaactcattgAGCTTTACCTGCTCAGCCCTTCTGCCAGCCCAAGCTACAAGacttgtgttttatttgtattaaCTGAATGAATGATGCTGTTAAGTTTCTTCCCTAAAACTTGCTTTAGAGCTTAGGAAGTATGTCTACAAATACTGGATCATAcacctgtttattttattttttttttattatttcctttttcagaTTTGTGTTGCTTGATCTTCTAATCATTTCAAACTAAGTCAAGTtttttgttatggaataatctCTTAAGATCTGTTTTTGTTTATAGGATAttggtgctggaaaaggaaagTACTATGCTGTCAACTTTCCCATGAGAGATGGTATAGATGATGAGTCCTATGGACAAATTTTTAAGCCTGTAAGTACTGCTTTCAAAAGTAAAGTGGAGTTGTAAAATATCCTTAGATACTAATGTGTCTTGTTCTGAGTCTAGATAATCTCAAAAGTGATGGAGATGTACCAGCCTAGTGCTGTGGTGCTGCAGTGTGGTGCAGACTCACTGTCTGGTGATAGGCTTGGCTGCTTCAATCTCACTGTCAAAGGTAAGCGCTGCTTCCCACGAAAGTTCTCACTGTGGAGCGCTGAAGAGATGGTTAAGAACCTGGGTTCGATTCGCAGctcccacatgatggctcatgacCCAATgttattccagttccaggggatctagcaccctctttgatttccacaggcaccaggcatcgCACATGGTGTAcaacatacacattttttaaaaagtattttgagaaaaaaaatttaagttctcATTGTTATTTTTTGCTTGCCAACTTGATGACTTGATGCCAAACTTTGTAGTtgtatgggtttttttgttttggttttttggtttttttggttttttggtttttttggttttttggttttttgagacagggtttctctgtggcttttagaggctatcctggaactagctcttgtagaccaggctggcctcgaactcacaaagatccacctgcctctgcctcctgagtgctgggactaaaggcgtgtgccaccaacacctggtttgTAGTTGTATTttcagtgggttttttgtttttgtttttttctattttttttcccttttgtggggggtggggtggggttatGTGGCTGACTAGTAATCTTGTTTCCCAGCAAGTCCTTCCTGTGTTGCcatatttgtgtttatacatTTATCCATGAATAGTTAGTTGCCATCCTAACTGGCACAGGAGTTGTCAGTGTTTTTAATCCATTATAtcagttttaaataatttgtttgcTGTTACAGTGATGAGGATTTGCTCTGATCTGCATGCTCTTCCCACATCTGTTCATAGCTGTAAGAATCTGGGCCATGGCCATTGCTAAACAGCAGCAGCACACCAGTCACTTTTTTgctgacttttttgtttgcttagtttCCTCTTTGCTCATTACTAAACTGAATTTGGAAATATATTCTGCTCAGCTGTATCAGGTGCTCCGTCCCTGACCTAAGAATGGTCCTCCTGTTTGAACTAAGTGTCCTCCTGGGTCTAGTGGGACATAGAGCCCTCTGCTTCTGTTTTACTACACCTCCCTGATCAGTGTGCTCTCCATTTCCCTCTTAGTTGTTACCTCTGGCAGAAcacgtttgttttgtttttgttttttgagacagggtttctttgtgtagccctggctgacctggaattctctttgtagaccaggctggcctccgccTCCCACGTggtaggattaaagttgtgagccactaccacctggcttagaataaacctttttaaagaaCAAGCCTTCATAGTAAAGTTAATGTTTGGATCAGAAATGGCTTGTCATGCACATTGCATATATTGCAGTAAAGTCCTTTTTTTCCAAGTGAACTTTGCAGTAGCAATTAGCTTTAAATGAAGGCATCTTACTTTGAATTCTCTTATAAGATGTAAAGAATCCTAAAATAGcacttttaaaataactaaatatagaTGTTAACAACTACTTATGATTGCACTCTGCAGACCAGCCTTAGGACTGTGGTATAAGTCTGTTACCCTACTTCGCGTGTATTGAGTTGGCCACACAAAATTAGTTGCCCACTTTCTTGGTAGGTCAGCATTCAGTTAGCAGCACTGTCAAGTTGTTGCCTCAGAAGTGTTACTAACCATTTAGTGTCAAAGCAGATAGGAGTTCCCTGAAGTGACCTGTCTGATGTGCCCTTCTTTCTTGGTGCTAGCAACTTATACACTGCAATGAGCAGTAACCCCACTTCTagtgtttatatttaaaagtagTAGTTTTCATTATAAACTGCATTTGACCCTTACAGTATATATATGTTGTGTTTCAGAAGGTAGAGGAAGTTCATTTGTGTAAAGCACATAAGGATGTTTGTAATTCCATTTTAAGACTTAGAATAAATGCACTTTCCTACGACTAGCCTCAGCTACATTCTCTCAGGCCTAGTGAAGTCAGCCACCTGATGTCCAACTTGCTCCACTTAATTGTTTTTTCCATGCTTCTTCCTCTTTGGGGTTCTAGCCTTCATTTTATAAAATCCCTTTATGGTTACTTGGCCTGGGCTGGGTGGTAGTATGGGATGCTGTTTTGCTGCTGTTCCTGTAGTCTGCATAGAAACTTCTGTCCTCACAAATGTCCACATGGTTCTATCAGAAACACTTGTTCCAGCAGGAGATGCCAGTTGACAATTACATGAAGGAAACAgttaattaaacataaaaataaacttccCTTAGTTAATGgtgatcttttttctttatgtcattttaattttttccaaattACTTTAAACTTTGTTATGAAAAGGTtacaaaaatcaacaaagcaTCACACACTGGAGTTAACCAGACCCCAAGACGGTAACTCACTGATGATCTATGCTGAGCGTTGCAGTGAAATATCCACCCCACACCTGTAGCGCTGACCACACTCAAACAGatgtggtcacaggtgcagacatgaTGGGTGGGTTTAGGTCTGGGGTCgggacaggtggctctctcttgcttccggTGGGGTCACAGAGGGCAGcctggagctggaacttgtggcCATCACCACTTCTTGTATGAGTGCATTCTCCCTCTTATACAGTTACATTAGCCTATTTTGAGACTAGTCCTGTGAATCTTGATCCGTACATCCACAGAGCATAGCCACCATCCTGGTACCAGGCAAAAGTCActcaaagggatttttttttttttttaattaaggctAAAGACAATAAAGAGTGGGGGAAATTACTCTTTAACAAGCATGAATTTCTTGGTCTTAGGTCATGCTAAATGTGTAGAAGTAGTAAAAACTTTCAACTTGCCATTGCTGATGCTTGGTGGAGGTGGCTATACAATCCGAAACGTTGCTCGGTGTTGGACATATGAGACTGCAGTTGCCCTGGATTGTGAAATTCCTAATGGTAAGTGTTGAAGTTGTGGTATCTACTAGAACATCTGATGTgcagaaataaatgaatgggacATTGCAGCCAGAGGCCTGGAACGTGCAATCTTACTGATGAATAAATGATTAGATTGCAAGTCTATGAGGGTATTCCCTGTGTTTTCACTTCCAAGCCTTCCTTCGGGAGTATTTCTCTATCGGGATCTGGATTAGTGTTTGTTAGCTTCTATGGAAACTAAGCTTTCAGTATGTaacttgtttttcattgtttttaatagagTTGCCATATAATGATTACTTTGAGTATTTTGGACCGGATTTCAAACTGCATATTAGTCCTTCAAACATGACAAACCAGAACACTCCAGAATATATGGAAAAGATAAAGTAAGAACTCATCTCATGTTAATGCAAGTTTAGAAGGCTACATAAGGTCATATAGAGAATGCTATTTTAGCTGTATGCATCAGATATTTCCTTGGTTTTTAAAGGATTTGAAACTTTAAGAATACTAATATTTTAATCTACTATATCAACACAAATGCAGAACCTttgtaaacaaacatttttattcaagTGCAATTTTAAATTGCCAAGGGCACTAAATTTTACCCTTTCTTGCTTTCCCTTAAAATGGTGCTTTGTTTGCATTATCTGAAACGGTTTATTAAAGCTTTATCTCTACAGAATGTAGAGACACGTCGGTATGGGTTGTGATCATCTTTACTGTAGACTAGCTGTGTGATATTGGGCAAGTACACTTGTTGCCTCATCATTAAATGGGGAATGAATTAGTTAGTGCCCACCTCTTTATCTGTGGATTCAATTAGTATGTGCAAAGAATTCCTGTTTAAATGTTGTTTTGTTCAGTAAGTAGTTAACTAAATGAAAGatgatgttgttttgtttaatgtttcTACCTGTGGATCACAGGAACTTTACATAAAGTGGTTTTGTCTAATAAATTGTGTTATTTAGACAGCGTTTATTTGAAAATCTTCGAATGTTGCCACATGCACCTGGCGTTCAAATGCAAGCGATTCCAGAAGATGCTGTTCATGAAGAGAGCGGGGATGAGGATGGAGAAGATCCGGACAAGCGGATTTCGAGTAAGAAGCCCTTGCTCTGTATTCTTGCTTTTCTCTGGTTCATCAAAATAAGACTTGAAACTGAAGGCAGTGCACAGGCGTGTTTCACCTAGCACGTGTGGTGATTGTCCTTTCCTCCATTTAATTGCATGTAGATTTATTTAGCTTCCTGATGTCTCAAAGCCTGAAGTAATAATACCAGTCTTATTGTGTGTGAGTACACAGATATGGCTAAGTCCAGAAACTTAAGTATTCCGTTTCCTCAGTGGGCTGAGTTGAATGTGGTAACTGCTTATATATGTATTGATGTATGTAATGATTGTTGAATCTGGCTAttgtcaaatttatttatttatttgtgtgtgtgtgtgtgtgtgtgtgtgtgtgtgtgtgtgtgtgtgtgtgtgtgtgtatcagttcGTGCATCAGACAAGCGGATAGCTTGTGATGAAGAATTCTCAGATTCTGAGGATGAAGGCGAAGGAGGTCGTCGGAATGTTGCTGATCATAAGAAAGGAGCAAAGAAAGCTAGGATTGAAGAGGACAAGAAGGAGACAGAGGACAAAAAGACAGGTCAGTTTGTGGTTTGGTGAAAATTTCATTGTCACTGTTACTGCTTAAGAGTTGCACTGTAGCTTTTAGAAGCTCCCATAGTCACACAAGGGTCAGGGCTCGAGCTGTCATGAGGTACCTTTCCCTTGAGTAAATGATGCTTGCCTCTGAAGCTTGTCGTTTAATGTTTTCAGAATTCTTTTCAAGCGTTTTCAAGTGTATGTGCTCGCATTGTCTTTGTGATAGAGAAACTTCATCTCCTTGATAACacagacaaagaaaaaagaggatCCATTACATGTCGTGGGATggggaaaaggaaacaacagagcAGTCACAAACATTGCTCCAAACTATTTAACGTTGTCTTAGTGAAGCAAAAGTTAAGTTCATTGTCCTTTGAAAAGTTGCTTTAAACATGAAGGCTCTTCAGGAACTAAAGAAACTAAAACAGGAACAGTAGGAAGGGGCTTAGGTGCGGGCTATGGAGGACAGTTTCTGCTGTCTTCATGCATTTCAGAATGTAGCGTGCACGCCATTGTGGCACCTCCCTAGAGGGTTCACATCTCTGGTTGCTGTGCTGCCATAGGCAGAGGTAAGGAATGGGAAGTAGCCTGTTGAGCATTTGTTTCCTCATACTAACAATGATAATGAATGCAAGTGGTAGTTAACCTGTTAATCATCCGAGGCAGCCTCACCATGTAGGTCTGGCTGGTCTGGTTATTTAACTTGCTGCCACCCTCATGATGTGACCCCTGGGATCTAATGTGGGAGGAAGATAGTGACTTCTACAAGCTGTCTCCTGCCCCCTGTGGATGCCATGCACACCctgtaaataaatactttaaaacagtGAGTTCGCTTCTGCTTGCTTTTAGGATCATGTGTCTTACAGCAGACACACTCATCTTCGGCTCCTGTCTtaccactgcctctgcctcatagtCCTTTTAAGTTTTTCTCCAGCACACACTGttcactcttacccactgagagTGTGTTTATGCCTTGGGACCCCAAGTGTCCTTCCTCTGACAGACCGCTTTCCTGACCTGTGCTCTACGCTGGTTGGAAGTTCTTCACGGTACCTGCAGTACCGTGATGCTTCAGAACTGGAAGTTAAAGAGGGTGCAAGCATATGGGCATGCTGACAGTGAGCCCCTGCATCTCTCACTCAGAGCCTAAGGACACTTTCTAGTGACAATTCAGGAGCA
This DNA window, taken from Cricetulus griseus strain 17A/GY chromosome 2, alternate assembly CriGri-PICRH-1.0, whole genome shotgun sequence, encodes the following:
- the Hdac2 gene encoding histone deacetylase 2 isoform X2, which produces MAYSQGGGKKKVCYYYDGDIGNYYYGQGHPMKPHRIRMTHNLLLNYGLYRKMEIYRPHKATAEEMTKYHSDEYIKFLRSIRPDNMSEYSKQMQRFNVGEDCPVFDGLFEFCQLSTGGSVAGAVKLNRQQTDMAVNWAGGLHHAKKSEASGFCYVNDIVLAILELLKYHQRVLYIDIDIHHGDGVEEAFYTTDRVMTVSFHKYGEYFPGTGDLRDIGAGKGKYYAVNFPMRDGIDDESYGQIFKPIISKVMEMYQPSAVVLQCGADSLSGDRLGCFNLTVKGHAKCVEVVKTFNLPLLMLGGGGYTIRNVARCWTYETAVALDCEIPNELPYNDYFEYFGPDFKLHISPSNMTNQNTPEYMEKIKQRLFENLRMLPHAPGVQMQAIPEDAVHEESGDEDGEDPDKRISIRASDKRIACDEEFSDSEDEGEGGRRNVADHKKGAKKARIEEDKKETEDKKTDVKEEDKSKDSSGEKTDSKGAKSEQLSNP